CGGCGTCAAGTGCGCCACGATCACCCCGGACGAGGCTCGGGTCGAGGAATTCGGCCTGAAGAAGATGTGGCGGTCGCCCAACGGCACCATCCGTAACATCCTGGGCGGCACCATCTTCCGCGCGCCGATCCTGATCTCCAACGTCCCGCGTCTGGTCCCCGGTTGGACCAAGCCGGTGATCGTCGGACGTCACGCGTTCGGCGACCAGTACCGCGCCACCGACTTCAAGGTCCCCGGCGCCGGCACGGTCACCATCACGTACACCCCCGAGGACGGCTCCGAGCCGATCCAGCACGAGGTGTGCCGCATTCCCGAGGACGGCGGCGTCGTCATGGGTATGTACAACTACAAGAAGTCCATCCAGGACTTCGCGCGGGCCTCACTGTCTTACGGCCTGCAGCAGAACTACCCGGTCTACCTGTCGACCAAGAACACGATCCTGAAGGCCTACGACGGCATGTTCAAGGACGAGTTCCAGCGGATCTATGAGGAAGAGTTCAAGGCGGAGTTCGACGCCGCGGGCCTCACCTACGAGCACCGCCTCATCGACGACATGGTCGCCTCGTCCCTCAAGTGGGAGGGTGGCTACGTCTGGGCCTGCAAGAACTACGACGGTGACGTCCAGTCCGACACCGTTGCGCAGGGCTACGGCTCGCTGGGCCTGATGACCTCCGTGCTGATGACGCCGGACGGCCGCACGGTCGAGGCGGAGGCCGCGCACGGCACCGTCACGCGCCACTACCGTCAGCACCAGCAGGGCAAGCCGACGTCGACCAACCCGATCGCGTCGATCTTCGCCTGGACCCGTGGCCTCGAGCACCGCGGCAAGCTGGACAACACCCCGGAGCTGATCGAGTTCGCGCAGCAGCTCGAGGACGTCGTCATCAAGACCGTCGAGAACGGCCAGATGACCAAGGACCTCGCACTGCTGGTGGGCCCGGACCAGGGTTGGCAGACCACCGAGGAGTTCCTCGCGACCCTCGACGAGAACCTGGCGAAGGCGCGCGCGTAATCGCGTAACCCCTTCACCGAAACGGGACGTTCCCCTCGTGGGAACGTCCCGTTTCCTTTTCTTCACTACCGTCGGACATCTCTGTTCGCACCGTGCCCGGAAGGCATCTTCTTCTTGACCGTCTCGGCCACCGCCCCCGTGTCCACCATTACAGTCCTCTCGACCGGCGGCCGCCGTCGCGCGATGCTGGCTCTCGCCCTGGGCGGCTTCGGCATCGGCACCACCGAGTTCGTCGCCATGGGTCTGCTGCCGCAGATCGCCGGCGGCCTGGGCATCTCCGAGCCCACCGCCGGGCACGTCATCACCGCGTACGCGCTGGGCGTCGTGGTGGGGGCCCCGGTCATCGCGGCACTGACGGCCCGAATGCCCCGCAAGACGCTGTTGGTCGCGCTGATGGTCGCGTTCACGGTGGGCAACGCCGCCGCGATCGTCGCCCCGAACTACGGCGGTCTGATCGTGGCCCGGTTCGTGGCGGGTCTGCCGCACGGCGCGTACTTCGGAGTCGCGTCGCTCGTCGCCGCGTATCTCGCCGGCCCCGGGCATCGTGCCAAGGCCGTGGCGATGGTCATCGGCGGGCTCGCGGTCGCCAACGTCGTCGGGGTGCCCGCGGCCACCTGGATCGGGCAGGGACTGGGCTGGCGCAGTGCCTTCGCGATTGTCGCCCTCATCGGGGCGCTGACCGTCGCGGCGATCTGGGCGTGGGTGCCCCCGCTGCAGGCGGTCCGCACCACCGATCCGCGGACCGAACTCGCGGCGCTGCGCCGCGGGCAGGTGTGGCTCACGCTCGTGGTCGCGACCGTCGGATTCGGCGGGATGTTCGCCGTCTACACGTACGTCGGCTGGACGATGACCGACGTCGCCGGACTGCCGTTGGGGCTGGTGCCGGTCGCGCTGATGGTCTACGGGCTGGGCATGGTGGCGGGCAACATGTTCGGTGGCCGTCTCGCGGACCGGGCGCTGACCGCCGGGCTGTTCGCGATGCTCGGTGCCCTCGTCGTGCTCCTCGCGCTCTTCGCCGTGGCCGCGCACAACCCCTACACCGCGATGATCGTGCTGTTCCTCGTCGCGGCGGCCGGCTCGGCCCTGGTGCCCGGTCTGC
This genomic stretch from Prescottella soli harbors:
- a CDS encoding MFS transporter, which codes for MTVSATAPVSTITVLSTGGRRRAMLALALGGFGIGTTEFVAMGLLPQIAGGLGISEPTAGHVITAYALGVVVGAPVIAALTARMPRKTLLVALMVAFTVGNAAAIVAPNYGGLIVARFVAGLPHGAYFGVASLVAAYLAGPGHRAKAVAMVIGGLAVANVVGVPAATWIGQGLGWRSAFAIVALIGALTVAAIWAWVPPLQAVRTTDPRTELAALRRGQVWLTLVVATVGFGGMFAVYTYVGWTMTDVAGLPLGLVPVALMVYGLGMVAGNMFGGRLADRALTAGLFAMLGALVVLLALFAVAAHNPYTAMIVLFLVAAAGSALVPGLQTRLMDVAADAQTLAAALNHSALNIANAFGAWIGGVVIAAGFGYAAPALVGAGMAAAGLVVLAVAVVTARH
- a CDS encoding NADP-dependent isocitrate dehydrogenase, with protein sequence MSKIKVEGKVVELDGDEMTRIIWQFIKDKLIHPYLDVDLEYYDLGIEHRDATDDQVTIDAAEAIKKHGVGVKCATITPDEARVEEFGLKKMWRSPNGTIRNILGGTIFRAPILISNVPRLVPGWTKPVIVGRHAFGDQYRATDFKVPGAGTVTITYTPEDGSEPIQHEVCRIPEDGGVVMGMYNYKKSIQDFARASLSYGLQQNYPVYLSTKNTILKAYDGMFKDEFQRIYEEEFKAEFDAAGLTYEHRLIDDMVASSLKWEGGYVWACKNYDGDVQSDTVAQGYGSLGLMTSVLMTPDGRTVEAEAAHGTVTRHYRQHQQGKPTSTNPIASIFAWTRGLEHRGKLDNTPELIEFAQQLEDVVIKTVENGQMTKDLALLVGPDQGWQTTEEFLATLDENLAKARA